In Actinacidiphila yeochonensis CN732, a genomic segment contains:
- a CDS encoding ester cyclase codes for MSQQDNIAAQTAFGEAVNSGNLAAIADVVAPGAVDHDPAPGQGPGPEGYQAMFGDLRRAFPDLHVEVEHLLATEDELAFAYTITGTHRGELAGHAPTGRAVSFRGLQISRFENGRLVERWGSSDELGMMRQLGLV; via the coding sequence ATGTCCCAGCAGGACAACATCGCCGCCCAGACCGCCTTCGGCGAGGCCGTCAACAGCGGGAACCTCGCCGCCATCGCGGACGTGGTCGCCCCCGGCGCGGTCGACCACGACCCCGCCCCCGGTCAGGGACCGGGCCCCGAGGGGTACCAGGCCATGTTCGGCGACCTCAGGCGTGCCTTCCCCGACCTGCACGTCGAGGTCGAGCACCTGCTGGCGACCGAGGACGAACTCGCCTTCGCCTACACCATCACGGGCACCCACCGCGGCGAGCTGGCGGGCCACGCACCGACCGGCAGGGCGGTGAGCTTCCGCGGGCTGCAGATCAGCCGCTTCGAGAACGGCAGGCTCGTCGAGCGCTGGGGCAGCAGCGACGAACTCGGCATGATGCGCCAACTCGGCCTCGTCTGA
- a CDS encoding nuclear transport factor 2 family protein — MGDQEIRAALDRHWAASAAGDQDTEHDIYHDDVITDYPQSGERIRGRRNLQALRSHHPAKLTFTIRRILGSGDLWTTEYVIDYDGKPASTISIMEFRDGKVAHETQYFADDFAPPAWRAQWVEPLPGR, encoded by the coding sequence ATGGGAGACCAGGAGATCCGCGCGGCGCTGGACCGGCACTGGGCGGCATCAGCCGCCGGGGACCAGGACACCGAGCACGACATCTACCACGACGACGTCATCACCGACTATCCCCAGTCGGGTGAGCGTATCCGCGGCCGCCGCAACCTGCAGGCGCTGCGCTCGCACCACCCCGCCAAGCTCACTTTCACCATCCGCCGGATTCTCGGCAGTGGGGACCTCTGGACCACCGAATACGTGATCGACTACGACGGGAAGCCGGCATCCACCATCAGCATCATGGAGTTCCGCGACGGCAAAGTCGCCCACGAGACACAGTACTTCGCGGACGATTTCGCCCCACCCGCGTGGCGTGCCCAATGGGTGGAGCCCTTGCCCGGCCGATGA